CAGACCTTCGTCGCAGCGTCCGATCACGGCAAGATGAAAGGCGTACCAGCTGTTCGTTTCCGCCGATCGGGGATCGAGCGCGATGGCCCGGCGCAAGAGCGCCCCGGCATCGTTCCAGTTCGAGGAGCGGTAGAAGTCCTGCGCCGCGGCGACGAGGACCGTGGAATCGTCCGGATCCGCGATCAGCGCGTGGGTCAGCGCCCGATCGGCGCGGCGCCGCCGGTCCTCGAACTGTGCGGGGCTTTCACCCGGCCTCGGGAAATCCGGGATCTGATCGGCCTGGTACCGGAGCATCAGGGCTTTGGCCGATTCCGGATCGATCGCCAGGGCCGCGTCCGCCTTTGCGGACGCTTCCGCATAAAGCCGGTTCGCCGCCGGGGCGTTCTGGCGCTGCCGCTCCTCGCCGGCACGCTGCCATGCCCGCGCACCTTCGGCCACGAGACGCGCGACGTCCGCGCGTTGCGGCTCGCGCGCGCTTCGGCTGCCGCCCATCGCGTTGCTGAGCCACACGGCAAGGTACCGAACGACTGCGGCCACCGCCCGCTGCTGTTCCGGGATGAGCGAGGAGGATTTCGCGAAGCGGCCGGACCAGATCGTCTCCCCGCTGTCGGCGCGCTTCAGCGTCAGCAGAACCGAGGGATGTGCGCTCGATTGATCATAGCTGCCTTCGACGACGAGATCGGGGGATCCGGGCGTTCCGGCGTCCGCCAGCTTGAGCCCATGCACCCGCGCCAGGCTCTGACGAAGTTCGGACGCGAACGCGCCGGCGGGCGCCGCGTCCCGCGCACTCGCCGGGATGAGATGGACAGCAATAAAGCGATCGGCCTCGGCGTCGGCGGGACGCGCGCTCCAGAGCGCAAATCCCGCCATCAGGAATGCGACCACGGCCAAGCAGGCGAGCGCGATCGACGCCCGACTGTGCGTTCGGGATGAGCGCGGACCTGGCGCGGGCTTGGGCTCCGCGACGCCTCCTTCGGCGGGGATCAGACGGTAGCCGACCTTGCGTTGCGTCTGAAGCTCGAAGGCGCCGGTCTCGGCGCCGAGCTTCCGGATGCGGGAGACCACACGATTGATCGCGTCTTCGCTGACGCTGCGCCCTTCCCAGCACTGGTCGACCAGCATAGACCTCGAAACCACGTCGCCTGCATTCGTGGCGAGCAATGCGAGCATCCGCATGACCCGGGGCTCGAGCAGGATCCGATCTTCACCGATCGTCACCTCGCACGCCTCCGGGCGTATCAGCATACCGGCAAGCACGATTTCCGATTGCGGTCGAGACGGTGCTGCCATGGGCGTCAGCTTGTGCAGATTGGCGGCGGCGAGTTCAACTCCATGCTGATCGCCGTGGAGCAGAGGTGTGCGAAGAAGGCTTCGGCAGATGCCGTCGGCGCTGAACCGCCGGCGCGACCCTCCCGGAGCAAAAGTCAGGATAAAATCAGGTTAGAGTCCTAGCTCGAGGTCGCAGGACTCGCGACTGCCCGGCACATCGATCAGCCGGGACGAACGCCAAATGAAACATACTTCCGAATCTGTCGCGCAGTGCAGGCCAGCCCGCGGGCGCTCGCGCCGAATCCGCCTGACGGCGGACTT
The nucleotide sequence above comes from Sphingosinicella sp. BN140058. Encoded proteins:
- a CDS encoding winged helix-turn-helix domain-containing protein encodes the protein MTIGEDRILLEPRVMRMLALLATNAGDVVSRSMLVDQCWEGRSVSEDAINRVVSRIRKLGAETGAFELQTQRKVGYRLIPAEGGVAEPKPAPGPRSSRTHSRASIALACLAVVAFLMAGFALWSARPADAEADRFIAVHLIPASARDAAPAGAFASELRQSLARVHGLKLADAGTPGSPDLVVEGSYDQSSAHPSVLLTLKRADSGETIWSGRFAKSSSLIPEQQRAVAAVVRYLAVWLSNAMGGSRSAREPQRADVARLVAEGARAWQRAGEERQRQNAPAANRLYAEASAKADAALAIDPESAKALMLRYQADQIPDFPRPGESPAQFEDRRRRADRALTHALIADPDDSTVLVAAAQDFYRSSNWNDAGALLRRAIALDPRSAETNSWYAFHLAVIGRCDEGLRYARAAVRLDPGSLWRARGVPRLMQCAGDHAGALGTYRTLLQRDPGNVSLAREAYLTALSTRDAGELRSVAASISGAASNRGSAAAMIQLVARADAAIDALQGRPRMLETLIDADLKATIDGRNALAASTEADTLFALAYEYAHAGASGKALASLTRAHDMGSTYLPWAMPFGSSEFPPPLRSDPRYAALWSNTPGLANLMRQRASEQQARQARGQR